Proteins from one Pristis pectinata isolate sPriPec2 chromosome 34, sPriPec2.1.pri, whole genome shotgun sequence genomic window:
- the nelfe gene encoding negative elongation factor E, with protein sequence MALFPAALSEEEEALQRKYSKLKKKKKALLALKKQSSGAQTSQGGIKRSLSDQPLIDTATATEQAKMLVKSGAISAIKAENKNSGFKRSRTLEGKLKDPEKGPTPSFQPFQRSVSADDDNLEVSKRPQRKPLYESFVSSSDRLRDTDKDRDDERDSGKELERESFRDVERDVERGRDRDRGRDRDRDRDRDRDRDRDRDRDRDRDRDRDRDRDRDRGRDRDRDRDRDRDRDGPYRRSDSFRAPRKGNTIYVHGVGMTEQMLRDSFSHFGTIVNLTMDSPRNCAFVTFETMESADQAIAELNSSMVGAVYLKVMIARKQLMLETATGKSVWGSLAVQNSAKGSHRDKRSQVVYNEDYLG encoded by the exons ATGGCGCTTTTCCCCGCGGCTCTGAGCGAGGAGGAGGAGGcgctgcagagaaagtacagcaaGCTGAAGAAAAAG AAGAAGGCTCTGCTGGCCTTGAAGAAGCAGAGTTCAGGTGCCCAGACCAGCCAGGGTGGCATCAAGCGAT CGCTGTCGGATCAGCCCCTGATTGACACGGCCACGGCCACCGAGCAGGCAAAGATGCTGGTGAAGTCGGGAGCAATCAGTGCCATCAAAGCGGAGAACAAGAACTCGGGCTTCAAGCGCTCGCGAACTTTGGAAGGAAAgctgaag GATCCGGAGAAGGGGCCGACCCCATCCTTCCAGCCCTTCCAGCGCAGCGTTTCCGCTGATGATGACAACCTGGAG GTCTCCAAGCGGCCACAGCGCAAGCCTCTCTACGAAAG CTTTGTCAGCTCCAGTGACCGGCTCAGAGACACTGACAAAGATCGGGACGATGAGCGAGATTCTGGCAAGGAGCTGGAGCGCGAGAGCTTCAGAGACGTGGAGCGAGACGTCGAGCGTGGAAGAGACCGTGACAGAGGCCGGGACCGGGACAGAGACCGCGACCGGGATCGCGATCGGGACAGAGACCGGGATCGAGATCGGGACAGAGACCGGGATCGCGACAGAGACCGGGACAGAGACCGAGGAAGGGACAGGGACCGAGACCGGGATCGAGACAGGGATCGCGACGGCCCCTACAGAA GGTCTGACTCGTTCCGGGCTCCCCGCAAGGGCAACACCATCTACGTGCACGGAGTGGGGATGACTGAGCAGATGCTGAGGGATTCCTTCTCCCACTTCGGCACCATCGTCAACCTGACCATGGACAGCCCCAGGAA CTGCGCATTTGTAACCTTCGAGACGATGGAGTCTGCCGACCAGGCTATTGCTGAG ttGAACAGCAGCATGGTGGGTGCCGTCTACCTGAAGGTGATGATCGCTCGCAAGCAGCTGATGCTGGAAACAGCCACGGGCAAGTCGGTCTGGGGGAGcctgg CGGTCCAGAACAGTGCCAAGGGCTCACACCGGGACAAGCGGAGCCAGGTGGTCTACAACGAGGACTACCTGGGCTAA